In Bacillota bacterium, a genomic segment contains:
- a CDS encoding flavodoxin family protein, with translation MNKLIGISAGRKGKATESLIRAILAGTGTQYDLISLSGKLIQPCEACNGCVKTNRCIIKDDFQKVYESLQQADGFVFGAPTYWEHMNSKGQAFWERACFSGRHNALFPLKGKIAVAVGIGGYDSTGEHVLADLKRYFEDARINLLDSIVAQGEFACFNCGFGSTCPVGGFADLYPLGTPITPEITPSICNQLPNVADLPDSLRDIRGKAHGLGLLLAEKVIRRGKQ, from the coding sequence TTGAATAAATTAATTGGTATCAGCGCTGGCAGAAAAGGAAAAGCCACCGAGTCTCTAATCCGTGCGATTCTTGCCGGAACCGGTACACAGTATGACCTAATCAGCCTCTCCGGCAAGTTAATTCAGCCCTGTGAAGCCTGCAATGGTTGCGTAAAAACAAACCGCTGTATAATTAAAGACGACTTTCAAAAAGTGTATGAAAGCCTTCAGCAGGCCGACGGATTTGTTTTTGGCGCTCCAACATACTGGGAACATATGAATTCTAAGGGGCAGGCTTTTTGGGAAAGAGCGTGTTTTTCCGGACGACATAATGCATTATTCCCCTTAAAGGGGAAAATAGCTGTTGCAGTGGGTATTGGTGGATATGATAGTACGGGTGAGCATGTTTTAGCTGATCTTAAGCGGTATTTTGAAGATGCTCGTATTAATTTGCTGGATTCTATTGTAGCTCAAGGTGAATTCGCCTGTTTTAATTGCGGGTTTGGCAGCACGTGTCCGGTGGGTGGGTTCGCCGATCTATATCCTCTCGGAACACCTATTACCCCGGAAATAACTCCGTCTATCTGCAACCAGTTACCGAATGTAGCTGACTTGCCGGATTCTTTAAGGGATATCAGAGGCAAGGCCCATGGCTTGGGCTTGCTGCTGGCAGAGAAGGTCATAAGGCGAGGCAAACAATAG
- a CDS encoding aminotransferase class I/II-fold pyridoxal phosphate-dependent enzyme, with the protein MSLKESIDKRVQHVNMPENLAVGMMVRDQRNRCQDLQCPFDYFAFAFGESPFQVPKELSHALAENSAVGGYTEPGGIEQLKSVTADFYNRHFDLNIESNRVIIGPGTKSLFYMIFSMLALDYIIPVPSWIGYTPQLDLLSRKWHTIDLLPDNNYKLQPEQLEHFLAKHPDKAFTLILNSPHNPTGQVYDKFELEALAAVCRRHEVIVLSDEIYSLTTYDIKSYASMAAVYPEGTLLTGGLSKDRSSGGYRLGVVVLPEKCPEELHFGLEKIAATIYTNVTTPVQYAAVKAYTSSSEMDEYLQVTRSIHALIGQKLSERFARIPGLNVTEPKGGFYFLADFNQLGEVIHEKGIDCANELSKALIAHPHHIAVVTGDSLVVKPDNYCARIAFVDYDGPAAYEDYLQNPPSGEQGKEKFFNKHASRMLKGADALEKFLNS; encoded by the coding sequence ATGAGTTTAAAGGAAAGCATTGACAAGCGCGTTCAACATGTTAATATGCCTGAGAATCTGGCGGTAGGCATGATGGTTCGCGACCAACGTAATAGATGCCAAGATTTACAGTGTCCTTTTGATTATTTTGCCTTTGCTTTTGGCGAATCACCATTTCAGGTGCCTAAGGAGTTAAGCCATGCTCTGGCGGAAAACTCTGCTGTAGGCGGTTATACCGAGCCCGGAGGTATTGAGCAGTTAAAAAGCGTAACTGCTGACTTCTATAACAGACATTTCGACCTAAATATTGAATCAAATAGAGTGATTATCGGCCCGGGCACAAAATCACTTTTCTACATGATTTTTTCTATGCTTGCTTTAGACTACATTATCCCAGTGCCTTCCTGGATCGGCTACACCCCACAGCTCGATCTCTTAAGCAGAAAATGGCACACCATTGACTTATTACCAGACAATAATTACAAGCTTCAGCCTGAGCAGTTAGAACATTTTTTAGCCAAGCATCCTGATAAAGCCTTCACTTTAATCCTAAACAGCCCCCACAACCCTACTGGTCAGGTTTATGACAAGTTTGAGTTAGAGGCTCTTGCTGCAGTTTGCCGACGCCATGAAGTAATTGTGCTTTCTGATGAAATTTACTCTTTGACCACCTATGACATAAAAAGCTACGCAAGTATGGCCGCCGTCTATCCGGAAGGTACTCTCTTGACAGGTGGCCTTTCAAAAGATCGTTCTTCCGGAGGATACCGTCTGGGCGTAGTTGTTCTGCCTGAAAAATGCCCTGAAGAACTGCACTTTGGTCTCGAAAAAATTGCAGCCACCATCTATACCAACGTTACGACCCCAGTACAGTATGCAGCAGTTAAAGCATACACCTCAAGCAGTGAAATGGATGAATATTTGCAGGTTACACGTTCGATTCATGCCTTAATCGGTCAAAAACTGAGTGAACGATTCGCCCGTATTCCCGGGCTTAATGTAACTGAGCCTAAGGGTGGCTTTTATTTTCTGGCTGACTTCAATCAACTCGGCGAAGTAATTCATGAAAAAGGGATAGACTGTGCTAATGAACTGAGTAAAGCACTTATAGCTCACCCTCACCATATTGCTGTAGTTACCGGGGATTCTCTGGTTGTAAAACCGGACAACTATTGTGCCCGCATTGCTTTCGTCGATTATGACGGTCCTGCTGCTTATGAAGATTACTTACAAAACCCACCTTCAGGTGAACAGGGGAAAGAGAAATTCTTTAACAAACATGCCTCAAGAATGTTAAAAGGCGCAGATGCGTTGGAAAAATTTTTAAATAGCTGA
- a CDS encoding dockerin type I domain-containing protein — protein sequence MKLSRSGFCFLTLASFMLLILIFTTPVFASTRADQNIYNHRLVMQIIDNRFHKWLEYYDPLDNSLSITLLEPDSRELTSEEVIQLLYKSRQWERENLDIYSSSFTLNQEGITDNRTAVDSSLATAYPNNTIGFLSIIFPESYMRGTAFLVSPHTALTNGHNVYSDPLGGWFVTLRFSPGQYETQWPETVQPYSTLSPVSVETNDSYIRYENEGDRDNSVNHDYAALFFRTPFSGINTFIPLEFNHIPEELIVIGYPGVIRGSNSLGQWRSEGKLVEQDRYCLFYDAFTSPGNSGSPVIVYNQQADTYRVVAIHTFNIPDLISGGPQLNSRNQLIIERWLKWTPEQLEQAKEKPPGLGDVNDDQVINIIDVTLILQHALWLTELDKDMLDRADINRDGTINVQDVTLAMQYSLKLIDTL from the coding sequence ATGAAGCTGTCCAGATCAGGTTTCTGCTTCTTAACACTTGCCTCATTCATGCTCTTGATATTGATATTTACAACTCCTGTATTTGCTTCAACCAGGGCAGACCAAAATATTTACAACCACCGCCTGGTAATGCAGATTATTGATAATCGTTTTCACAAGTGGCTTGAATACTATGATCCCCTTGATAACAGCCTTTCAATAACCCTGCTTGAGCCCGACAGCAGGGAACTCACATCTGAAGAAGTGATCCAACTGCTCTATAAATCCAGGCAGTGGGAAAGAGAAAACCTGGACATTTACAGTAGTTCCTTCACCCTGAATCAGGAAGGAATTACGGACAACCGCACAGCAGTTGACAGCAGCCTGGCAACAGCTTATCCCAACAATACCATCGGTTTTTTAAGTATCATTTTTCCGGAATCCTACATGCGCGGCACCGCTTTCCTGGTCAGCCCGCATACAGCATTGACTAACGGCCATAATGTTTATTCAGATCCCCTGGGCGGCTGGTTTGTTACTCTACGCTTCTCTCCCGGGCAATATGAAACTCAATGGCCGGAAACGGTCCAGCCCTATTCCACTTTAAGCCCGGTTAGCGTTGAGACAAATGACAGCTACATACGCTACGAAAATGAAGGAGATCGTGATAATTCGGTAAACCATGATTATGCAGCTCTATTTTTCAGAACACCATTTAGCGGGATCAATACCTTCATCCCCCTTGAATTCAACCATATTCCCGAAGAGCTGATCGTAATCGGTTATCCCGGCGTGATCCGGGGCAGCAACTCTCTCGGACAATGGCGATCCGAAGGAAAACTGGTTGAACAGGATCGTTATTGCCTCTTCTACGATGCATTCACCAGCCCGGGAAACAGTGGCAGTCCGGTTATCGTCTATAACCAGCAGGCTGATACATACCGGGTAGTGGCCATTCACACCTTTAACATCCCGGATTTAATCAGCGGAGGCCCTCAACTGAACAGCCGGAACCAGCTGATTATCGAAAGATGGCTTAAATGGACCCCCGAACAGCTTGAGCAGGCCAAAGAAAAACCACCCGGACTGGGAGACGTCAATGATGATCAGGTGATCAATATTATTGATGTCACCTTGATCCTGCAGCATGCCCTTTGGCTAACAGAGCTTGACAAAGATATGCTGGACAGAGCCGATATCAACCGGGACGGAACAATCAATGTCCAGGATGTTACCCTGGCTATGCAGTACTCCTTGAAGCTGATTGACACTTTATGA
- a CDS encoding MFS transporter produces the protein MTLTCENINIYNQTLRGGIILYNTQQEYKVYPYRWINYFVYLFVCISAAAGFSSKSTLLSTMAQRWDTALGTVALLITVFTIWQVLLSLPSGILVSRIGFKPVIITGISFVILGLYLRSTVDAFMPFLYFTIIAGFGWGLILGPMGKIVANWFPLHERGQANSYFPAGINAGMALGSLTSVYFTTTLGWNMGWRIYSFIALFVAIVALFALKEKPPLPPNPQVNASKIKIGKGIRQVMTCFTIPMQYTALATIGAIVITPGLVYPVLYNGGVAPNIAGLISGFSLAGGVIGTLIIPTRAFRGKKVRSTMLKCSILSPLLFISIFYLPSSPQTAWMIALTAFFFGFFNVPVLGMALGFCMIQEEITPANASILSGLFLTSIGIGSATIPLLVAKVIDSSGGLFTAGAWVQVILLLISLAVIYIHVREQK, from the coding sequence TTGACACTTACCTGCGAAAACATTAATATTTATAATCAAACACTCCGGGGAGGTATCATCCTGTACAATACGCAGCAGGAATACAAAGTCTACCCTTATCGCTGGATAAACTATTTCGTTTACCTATTTGTTTGCATATCAGCCGCAGCAGGTTTTTCTTCCAAGTCAACCCTGCTGTCTACAATGGCCCAACGTTGGGACACCGCCCTGGGAACCGTTGCCCTGCTGATCACCGTTTTCACCATCTGGCAGGTGCTTTTATCCCTGCCTTCCGGAATACTGGTCAGCCGAATCGGTTTTAAACCGGTAATCATCACCGGAATTTCCTTCGTAATCCTCGGGTTATATCTGCGCAGCACGGTTGACGCATTCATGCCCTTTCTCTACTTTACGATAATCGCCGGCTTCGGCTGGGGGCTGATTCTCGGACCCATGGGAAAGATAGTGGCCAACTGGTTTCCCCTGCACGAAAGAGGTCAGGCTAACAGCTATTTTCCGGCCGGCATCAACGCCGGCATGGCCCTGGGCTCACTGACCAGTGTCTATTTTACCACCACCCTGGGCTGGAATATGGGATGGAGGATTTATTCTTTCATCGCACTCTTTGTAGCGATAGTTGCCCTCTTTGCCCTGAAAGAAAAACCTCCGCTGCCCCCGAACCCACAGGTAAACGCTTCCAAAATCAAAATCGGGAAGGGGATCAGGCAGGTTATGACCTGCTTTACAATACCCATGCAGTATACTGCCCTGGCTACAATCGGGGCAATCGTAATTACACCCGGTCTTGTGTACCCCGTCCTCTATAACGGCGGTGTTGCACCAAATATTGCCGGATTAATCAGCGGTTTCTCACTGGCCGGCGGGGTGATCGGCACCCTGATCATCCCCACCCGGGCATTCAGGGGTAAAAAGGTCAGGTCAACCATGCTAAAATGCTCCATACTGTCACCTTTGCTCTTTATCTCAATATTTTACCTGCCCTCGAGCCCCCAAACTGCCTGGATGATCGCTCTTACCGCTTTCTTCTTCGGATTCTTCAACGTTCCTGTCCTCGGTATGGCTCTCGGGTTCTGCATGATCCAGGAAGAAATCACTCCAGCCAACGCATCGATTCTATCCGGGTTATTCCTGACCAGCATCGGTATCGGCTCAGCAACAATTCCACTACTTGTAGCAAAGGTAATCGACTCTTCCGGCGGCCTCTTCACCGCCGGCGCCTGGGTCCAAGTCATTCTTCTGCTGATTTCACTTGCCGTCATCTACATCCACGTCCGCGAACAAAAATAA
- a CDS encoding alpha-glucosidase, whose translation MTIIKTTEEIFNRSVDNLEWWKRGVFYQIYPRSFLDTMGNGIGDLNGIIEKLDYLNDGTANSLGIDAIWFSPFFVSPDLDFGYDVADYCDIATCYGSLDDFDRLLKEAHKRNIRIMIDLVLNHTSDQHRWFKESRSSRDNPKRDWYIWRDGRGPRNAPPNNWKNNFFGSAWAWDEITGQYYLHSFLKEQPDLNWFNPEVRQAIHKVIRFWLERGVDGFRLDVAHCYCQDEEFRDNPSVFHRIKRFRHSPFWDRPLIVNIFQLLELPELQDKVYSRHHPETHNILKEFRKIFDEYPGTTSVGEINSENPALVASYYGDNNDELHMNFYFSLAQNRWKASAFRRSVERWENNLPSKAWPAYTFSNHDIMRAISRYARKGQEDKRARLLAMMLLTLRGTPFIYYGEEIGMKEAKLPRQALKDPVGIKWFPIYRGRDGARTPMQWTAERHAGFTSAEPWLPAGPEVESRNVAYQEKDPASLLNLYKKLIHLGKRSPALQEGLYSSITSGVAGDCYFYLRESNGERLLVALNFSNGKRKYDTSLLADQSRILLSTDPNRGEEVIQDELVLKPLEGCIVLLKD comes from the coding sequence GTGACAATAATTAAAACAACCGAAGAAATATTTAACCGATCGGTAGATAATCTTGAGTGGTGGAAAAGGGGAGTATTTTACCAAATCTACCCTCGCAGCTTTCTTGATACGATGGGGAATGGTATCGGTGATCTAAACGGTATTATTGAAAAGCTTGATTATCTAAATGATGGAACTGCGAACTCTCTCGGGATAGATGCGATCTGGTTCAGCCCTTTTTTTGTAAGCCCCGACCTGGATTTCGGTTATGATGTGGCCGATTACTGTGATATTGCCACATGTTACGGCTCCCTGGATGACTTTGACCGGCTGCTGAAGGAAGCGCATAAACGTAATATCCGGATAATGATCGATCTGGTGCTAAACCATACATCTGATCAGCATAGATGGTTCAAGGAGTCAAGATCTTCGCGGGATAATCCAAAACGGGACTGGTATATCTGGCGTGACGGACGCGGTCCGCGTAATGCCCCGCCGAATAACTGGAAGAATAACTTTTTTGGCTCGGCATGGGCATGGGATGAAATTACAGGACAATATTATCTGCACTCATTTCTAAAGGAACAGCCTGATCTGAACTGGTTTAACCCTGAAGTTCGTCAGGCAATCCATAAGGTGATCCGTTTCTGGCTGGAGCGGGGAGTAGATGGTTTCCGCTTGGATGTGGCTCACTGCTATTGCCAGGATGAAGAATTTCGGGACAACCCTTCAGTATTTCACCGAATTAAACGATTCAGGCATAGCCCTTTCTGGGATCGGCCGCTGATTGTAAATATCTTTCAACTTCTTGAGCTGCCCGAACTGCAGGATAAAGTATACAGCAGACACCATCCGGAAACTCATAATATCCTGAAAGAATTTCGAAAAATATTTGATGAATATCCCGGTACAACCAGTGTGGGGGAAATAAACAGTGAAAATCCTGCGCTTGTTGCTTCTTATTATGGTGATAATAACGATGAACTTCATATGAATTTTTATTTTTCCCTGGCTCAGAACCGCTGGAAAGCCAGTGCTTTCAGGCGCAGTGTTGAAAGATGGGAGAATAATTTACCGTCAAAAGCCTGGCCGGCTTATACATTCAGTAATCATGATATTATGAGGGCCATTAGCCGTTATGCCCGGAAGGGTCAGGAGGACAAACGGGCCCGCCTTTTGGCGATGATGCTGCTCACCTTAAGGGGCACACCTTTTATCTATTACGGAGAAGAGATTGGCATGAAGGAAGCCAAATTACCCCGTCAAGCGTTAAAAGATCCTGTCGGGATCAAGTGGTTTCCAATTTATCGCGGTCGTGACGGAGCGAGAACGCCGATGCAGTGGACAGCAGAAAGGCATGCAGGTTTTACATCGGCTGAACCCTGGTTGCCTGCTGGGCCGGAAGTGGAAAGCCGAAATGTTGCCTACCAGGAAAAAGATCCGGCTTCATTGCTAAATCTCTACAAAAAACTTATCCATCTAGGGAAGAGGTCACCAGCTTTACAGGAAGGTTTGTATTCCAGTATTACTTCAGGAGTGGCCGGGGATTGTTATTTTTACTTAAGAGAATCGAACGGGGAAAGATTACTGGTAGCCCTTAATTTTTCCAATGGGAAACGCAAATACGATACAAGTTTACTGGCAGACCAGAGCCGTATTCTACTGTCAACCGACCCTAACAGGGGTGAAGAAGTTATCCAGGACGAACTTGTTCTCAAACCACTTGAGGGTTGTATAGTGCTGTTAAAGGATTAG
- a CDS encoding cyclodeaminase/cyclohydrolase family protein: MRGCFRILYLIYEVANKGNKQLTVDLGVANLQSYSGAVGTCHSLNSYLEQYSDQALAASYRQEAGNLLGEAQRLYDLNREMLEELLKHA, from the coding sequence ATCCGGGGCTGCTTCAGAATTCTATATCTGATTTATGAAGTGGCAAACAAGGGCAATAAACAGCTTACTGTAGATTTGGGCGTTGCGAACCTGCAAAGTTATTCCGGCGCTGTTGGCACCTGCCACAGCTTAAACAGCTATCTGGAACAATATTCTGATCAAGCATTAGCTGCCTCATACCGGCAGGAGGCTGGAAATCTTTTAGGCGAAGCACAGAGACTCTACGACCTGAACCGCGAAATGCTGGAAGAATTACTGAAGCACGCATAA
- a CDS encoding universal stress protein produces the protein MKVLACTDGSEHSKKALEKAALIAGGCKADDVAVIHVYEEKVDFAALPLFEVGATTRDTFSKEDVDRFRKIQEEHEKAREKVIADALAIFEKEGIKARAILKQGHPAETILETAAKEGFDIIVIGSRGLGGLKKLLLGSVSNAVIQEAKSGSVLMVK, from the coding sequence ATGAAGGTTTTAGCTTGCACGGATGGTTCTGAACACAGTAAGAAGGCTTTGGAAAAAGCGGCGCTGATTGCCGGAGGATGCAAGGCTGATGATGTGGCAGTAATTCATGTATACGAGGAAAAAGTTGATTTTGCCGCCCTACCGCTATTTGAAGTTGGAGCAACAACCAGGGATACATTCTCCAAAGAAGATGTCGATCGGTTCAGGAAAATACAGGAAGAGCACGAAAAGGCAAGAGAAAAAGTTATTGCAGATGCCCTGGCCATTTTTGAAAAAGAGGGTATAAAAGCGCGGGCTATTTTAAAACAGGGCCACCCGGCAGAAACAATTTTGGAAACTGCCGCGAAAGAAGGATTTGATATAATCGTTATCGGCAGCAGGGGCCTGGGAGGTTTGAAAAAACTGCTGCTCGGAAGTGTCAGCAACGCAGTAATTCAGGAAGCAAAGAGTGGAAGCGTTCTGATGGTCAAGTAG
- a CDS encoding sodium:solute symporter family protein, protein MSASTIYIALFLYFIIGSLLARRAGKGMSRGVGEFFLAGRSLGGIIAALTYSATTYSAFMLVGLAGFTYIGGVGALGFELIYLSGLILVAFFGPRFWLVGNKYNYLTPTEMLGDRYGSKAVSAVSAVAAVIFLIPYSAVQLIGIGALLEGISGGTIPYLAGVAIAAFIAVYWTWSGGLKAVAWTDSLQAAVMITVAVLSVIFIAYRGFGGFGGMFTQLEAEYPAWLTVPGPGFFNINAFVGLTLPWFFFSLSNPQVSQRLFVPRSLSQMRIMVMGFLVFGFIYTLVSILWGFSARLLLPDLPLADSATPALLGLSIVPAFVALLVMLGISAAAISTVNSIILTLSSMVCRDVFKMARADADESRELLIGKIFVPLFTLVIVAFATMRLDLIAALSVASSAGLLVMVPALVGAFFWKRGTAAAVLTSVVAGGLIATFLQYSGLRPLGQWPGVWSGLVATVLFIGVSLITKPPYKKADEFIGYLQEQLNGKQII, encoded by the coding sequence ATGAGCGCTAGTACAATCTATATAGCACTCTTCCTCTACTTCATTATTGGCAGCTTGCTGGCCCGGAGAGCAGGTAAAGGGATGAGCAGAGGGGTCGGTGAGTTTTTTCTGGCCGGACGTTCACTGGGAGGAATAATAGCGGCGCTTACTTACAGTGCGACCACCTACAGCGCATTCATGTTGGTCGGCCTGGCCGGTTTTACCTATATTGGTGGCGTCGGTGCCCTCGGTTTTGAGTTGATCTATCTGTCTGGTTTGATCCTGGTAGCTTTTTTCGGCCCCCGCTTCTGGTTGGTTGGCAATAAATATAATTATCTCACTCCGACCGAGATGTTGGGCGACCGCTATGGAAGTAAGGCGGTTTCGGCGGTATCAGCAGTGGCAGCTGTAATTTTTTTAATCCCTTACAGCGCTGTACAGCTAATCGGGATCGGCGCTTTGCTGGAAGGTATCTCGGGAGGAACTATACCTTACCTGGCCGGGGTAGCTATCGCAGCCTTTATTGCAGTTTACTGGACCTGGAGTGGTGGCTTGAAAGCCGTTGCCTGGACTGATTCGCTGCAGGCGGCGGTGATGATTACCGTGGCAGTTTTATCCGTGATCTTTATTGCTTATCGCGGTTTCGGAGGTTTCGGGGGGATGTTTACACAGCTGGAGGCTGAATATCCCGCCTGGCTGACAGTGCCGGGTCCCGGATTTTTCAACATTAATGCATTTGTCGGATTAACCCTGCCCTGGTTTTTCTTCTCGCTTTCCAATCCCCAGGTCAGTCAGCGCCTCTTTGTGCCCCGTTCACTGTCACAGATGAGAATCATGGTTATGGGTTTCCTCGTATTTGGTTTTATTTATACCCTGGTTTCAATCTTGTGGGGTTTTTCCGCACGACTGCTGCTTCCGGATCTTCCTCTCGCCGACAGCGCGACTCCCGCACTTCTCGGGTTGAGTATTGTTCCGGCCTTTGTTGCCCTCCTGGTGATGTTGGGGATCAGTGCCGCGGCAATTTCCACGGTTAATTCAATAATTCTTACTCTCTCATCGATGGTCTGCCGCGATGTTTTTAAAATGGCCAGAGCTGATGCAGATGAGAGCAGGGAACTGCTGATCGGGAAAATTTTTGTTCCGCTTTTTACGCTTGTCATTGTTGCATTTGCCACAATGCGTCTCGATTTGATTGCCGCCCTTTCGGTTGCCTCTTCGGCGGGGTTGCTGGTCATGGTTCCGGCTTTGGTCGGGGCTTTCTTCTGGAAAAGGGGAACTGCTGCCGCTGTTTTAACCAGTGTAGTAGCCGGTGGACTGATTGCGACTTTTTTGCAATACAGTGGATTGCGTCCGCTGGGGCAGTGGCCGGGGGTTTGGAGTGGCCTGGTTGCCACAGTGTTATTTATTGGTGTCAGCTTAATTACCAAGCCTCCCTACAAGAAAGCTGATGAATTTATCGGCTATCTGCAGGAACAGCTTAATGGAAAACAGATAATATAA
- a CDS encoding glycosyltransferase has product MKISVIIPTYNEENYLARCIESVRAQTFPAEIIVSDGGSEGSTLAIAHCGLCWPIAWDTLWKKSEKNITAGKAASQNDILYN; this is encoded by the coding sequence GTGAAAATATCAGTCATTATACCAACATACAACGAAGAAAACTATCTCGCCCGCTGTATTGAATCAGTTCGTGCCCAGACCTTCCCGGCAGAGATCATAGTCTCTGATGGGGGCAGCGAAGGTAGCACTTTGGCTATAGCGCATTGTGGGCTCTGCTGGCCTATCGCCTGGGATACCCTCTGGAAAAAATCAGAGAAAAATATTACGGCAGGTAAAGCTGCTTCGCAAAATGACATATTGTATAATTAG
- a CDS encoding corrinoid protein, with translation MKDILNKIGTAILEGDKENTLLAVREGLDRGIGPLEMISKGLTVGLGQVGEKFEDGEYFLPDMMLAAEAMSAALDLLEPHMEKERALGKSESVRVVIGTVKGDLHSIGKDIVIMMMKAAGMEVYDLGVDVPNAKFIDAVEDRNADILGISALMTTTIQEQKNVIDLLSEKGLREKVKVIVGGAPLSEEWAVKVGADAYAADAISGIKKINTLLNRS, from the coding sequence TTGAAGGATATTCTGAATAAAATTGGCACAGCTATTTTGGAAGGTGACAAAGAAAATACCCTGCTGGCTGTCCGGGAAGGCCTGGATCGCGGAATCGGCCCTCTTGAAATGATTTCAAAAGGCTTGACCGTGGGGTTAGGGCAGGTGGGTGAAAAGTTTGAAGATGGTGAGTATTTCCTGCCCGATATGATGCTTGCAGCCGAAGCGATGAGCGCTGCCCTGGATCTACTTGAACCGCATATGGAAAAAGAAAGAGCACTGGGGAAAAGTGAGTCTGTCAGGGTGGTTATCGGGACTGTAAAGGGTGATCTGCATTCCATCGGTAAGGATATAGTGATCATGATGATGAAAGCAGCCGGGATGGAGGTATATGATCTGGGAGTGGATGTACCTAATGCGAAATTTATTGATGCAGTTGAAGATAGAAACGCCGATATTCTTGGCATATCAGCCCTGATGACTACAACTATCCAAGAGCAGAAAAATGTTATTGATCTTTTATCGGAAAAGGGGCTGCGTGAAAAGGTAAAGGTCATTGTCGGTGGAGCACCGCTTTCTGAAGAATGGGCGGTTAAAGTCGGGGCTGATGCTTACGCGGCCGACGCCATATCTGGAATTAAGAAGATCAATACGCTGTTGAATCGTTCCTGA
- a CDS encoding NAD(P)/FAD-dependent oxidoreductase has product MKRDWEVIVVGAGPSGSITASLLARLGHEVLLVDKDDFPRDKICGDALPSGVFNILADAGMKEIVDQAIAEGHFYPLMSMRLVAPSGQHLIAPLKQGSSSYYPHITSRLFFDDLLVRHAIRLGVEFRSLKVTGPLIENGQVIGITAEGDNSEILYAKVTVGADGVSSVISRHLRDRKRHVSKHRAMAIRGYIEGIEVNHNEAEFILYHDILPGYAWIFPTGENRANLGLGMRLDYYRRNHSNLKKMLEDFMTLPAIRRRLKQGAEIGSIAAWPLNFGSQKYLQYAFNGALLVGDAAGFISPLTGGGIHRSMISGQLAAMVIHEALQQKNNGVKLIRYEELCESVLLKELRSSYYLQELLLRFPFLVDIAVRFFKGILSRNMVKYK; this is encoded by the coding sequence GTGAAACGGGATTGGGAAGTCATTGTCGTCGGCGCTGGTCCTTCGGGGTCGATAACTGCATCACTTCTAGCCCGATTGGGACATGAAGTTCTCCTTGTAGATAAAGATGATTTCCCCCGTGATAAAATTTGTGGTGATGCTTTACCTTCGGGAGTATTTAATATCCTGGCCGATGCAGGTATGAAAGAGATCGTAGATCAGGCTATTGCTGAAGGACATTTCTATCCCCTCATGTCAATGCGTCTTGTAGCGCCCTCGGGGCAACATCTGATCGCTCCTCTTAAGCAAGGCAGTAGTAGTTATTATCCTCATATAACTTCACGTTTATTCTTTGATGATCTGCTTGTCCGGCATGCGATCAGATTGGGTGTTGAGTTCAGAAGCTTAAAAGTGACCGGACCGTTGATCGAAAACGGGCAGGTTATCGGTATAACAGCTGAGGGTGATAACTCCGAGATTTTATATGCAAAAGTTACAGTCGGCGCCGACGGAGTTTCATCGGTAATTTCAAGGCATTTAAGAGATCGCAAAAGGCATGTTTCTAAGCACCGGGCCATGGCTATCCGGGGGTATATTGAGGGTATTGAAGTAAATCACAATGAAGCTGAATTTATTTTGTATCACGATATTTTACCCGGTTATGCCTGGATTTTTCCGACCGGTGAGAACCGGGCAAACCTGGGACTGGGTATGAGGCTTGATTATTATCGGCGCAATCACAGCAACCTGAAGAAAATGCTTGAAGATTTCATGACTCTGCCTGCAATTAGAAGGCGGCTAAAGCAAGGTGCGGAGATCGGGAGTATCGCTGCCTGGCCGCTCAATTTTGGCTCACAAAAATATTTGCAATATGCCTTTAACGGAGCTCTGCTGGTTGGTGATGCAGCCGGCTTTATCAGCCCGCTGACCGGCGGAGGTATACACCGAAGCATGATTTCGGGTCAACTTGCAGCTATGGTCATTCACGAGGCATTACAGCAAAAGAATAATGGGGTGAAATTGATCCGGTACGAAGAATTATGCGAGAGTGTTCTTCTAAAAGAATTGAGGAGTTCTTATTATTTGCAGGAACTGTTACTCCGTTTCCCATTCCTGGTTGACATTGCTGTTCGCTTTTTTAAAGGAATTCTCTCCAGGAATATGGTAAAATATAAATAG